The genomic segment taaaaatatttttagaaaattaaccTAAGTATTTTAACCTAAGTAACTATCTTAATTAtacgttataatttttctacgtATTATTACACGTTCGTATGATTTTtcgcaaaatttttaatttgtgacgatttctttttaaaatgtatcgaggaaagatttttttttctttttcttccatcaatatttacaatattgcgAAGTAGGACGCGTATTACGTCGGCCTCAAATCGATTAGAAGAGCATATGGACTGaggttattttttctttctttctttctttagcgAATTCGAAGATGTAACATAGAATTCCTATCCTTGCCAAATAGATAGAACGATTAGAGAGTAGGTTAGTTTAGGGTGCTTTCTCCGATTTGATTTCTTCTCGTTTAAGTCTaaagagaatatttcttttaaatcacaGTTTTTAACATCACAGTAAcgcgtaataatttttaccatttcctttctttaatataCTTCGATCACGTTTCCCTCTaacgtgaaatatatatatatatatatatatatatatatatataatgtgtgTTCAAGTAGCGTTTGCTTTGTTCGTGttcatattaattctttttctttctctttttttttttttctttttaactttaCATTTGCTCATAGATATTTCGATATACGATTTGTATCGTATTAATAACAatgcatttttatatcgatacacGCACTGTGATacgtatatagaatattatatatgaatcgtgttatttgaaaatattttattcgagctttttacatatatatatatgtatatcgttAATCGTGTAACTTTTAAAAAGTTGTGTTCGATAGAAGAGTTTTTGATATTGACATGACATgaaatattgcatttaaaaatatataatagcatGGATGGATTGATACGATTCGTATCatgtaaaattttcacgaatacaATAGTAGAAttgttcttttcctttttcaatatatctatttttttttctctctttctctctctctctctctctctctcgttacaCAAATGGTACttattaagaatttctttAATGATGCGAGGTAGCCTGGCTTATTAAGAGATAGAAATCCTTAGACTGCATTGAAATTAGCTTGTAGTATTCGCGACGTGACGAAGAACTttgttgtttatatttttatatgtaaggTGCTGCGAAACATTTCTTCATTTCAACAGAATGTGTCTGAGTGTTTGGTAAATGCATGCTAgtacttgttttttttttttttttttttttttacggaaCGTTTTTATTATCTCCATTTCTTTTCGAACGACAATCGcgtacgtttttttttcttttttcttctttgcatACTTATACAAAATATGCAATCGAAAATTTGTAAGATATCGCGTATACGAAGTATATTACTGTTACTACTTCTGACATTCCATGGATCGATTAACGAAGGATGTTTAACACGAATCGAAGTGATGAAGTGAATTCTGaagtgacaaaaaaaaaaaaaaaaaaagaagaagaagaagaagaaaggatctTTTACACAGACAACCTTTattaagattgaaatatatttttttacaatattttgatgatttgttggtcgaagatgaaaaaaaaattacgaaagtgatgagtagaaaagaaattcgacgAGCTCGCGAAAAGTGAATCGCGTTGAGGTGGAAAAAGTTTCagcggggaggaaaaaaaaattccgctTATTCATCGCTTTACgttatttttctccttctcggACGTGCGGAGCGCGGATATAAAACGTGATCGagcaaaacaaacaaaaaaaaaaaaaaaaaaaaagaaaagaaaacaaaatatcaatctATTATCCGTTTACGAATGATTTGATCGACTTATCAATCGTTGTAGATGGCGCGCTGCGCACAATGATCGATCGAATGAATACTTAATGCGATCCGATAATAgacaataattatagatacGATCGTATGTGTTCTCAGAATTGTacggaaaaaagaattatatacgcAATCAATCGATCCCGAacagttaatttttataacgttaaacatccatatatatatgtatatgtatatatatatatatagctattAGACAATAGAACAACAGACCAtgcaataatgaatttttctcgtCATATCTGATTGGAAAAAAGATCTTTGGTTTGgtttctttgtaattttctttacaacgaatctatatatatatatatatatatatatacatatatttttattctcaaaattatattacatagatagattcgattcaatttttattcgaacgtATAAATTGCTCATTAAATGAACGTTGTACATATTcacatacaatttaatttataagtgtgatagtttttttttttttttcaccgtatatagataaattttattagtcgaacatatattatataataatcgtatttcaaatcgaatatttataatgttaacgAGTCACTTCAGATAAGGTTGTCAGGcaatgtgtatgtgtgtgcgcGCTCGCGCGTGTGTATGTGTACGTGTACGTGCGCGTGTGTGTAGTGGTAgacgatcgaaaatttcttttattattattattattttattttatttttttttttcctttgtcgAAGCTTGTACAGTAGTgtcggtttttttttctttttttttttccccccccacTGTACCTTCGTTAAGAAAACcgtagattttaattttataatttattttatctgtatcatatataatttacctttTTTTGGTGCAGTTCATTGGCGACAATAAACGTGCAATGCCTACTACTTgcttgcttttttatttattaacccccactcttttctttcactcctctctctctctctctctctctctgtttaacTAATTCTCCTCCTGGTACTCTTTCATGGAATTTTTCGGggaactattttttattattattattattattttcagtgTCTTTGTCCCTCGATTAAtactttctcctcttctcttgaATCTTGTTATCGAGAATAAAATCGTTGTTAgggattattaagaaaaaaaaaaacaacattaATATCTTCGTTCTTATTCCACGCGTGTGAAAGAATTCGATctcctcgatcgattttctttttttatccgaACCGAGGATTATTAACGCTTAAATAACACTAacgatcctttttttaaagaatatcgtCGTCCAATCTCATCTTCGCAAGTTCGTGCTTggacaaaaatataaacaaaatatatatataaaagaataaatctttattcgaaacttcgaaatatcgatttccAAGCACGAACTCTTGCATCCCCCATCCCCTCCCCTTGCAAAACCAAGCTAAGACCAAGCTGACCAATCGGTTACGATTTTCTGTCCGGAGCGCAGCCCAAGCTAAGCTAAGGAAGAAGAAGCAGCCGAGGCCGTTGTACAGCATCGAGTACTCGCAGCCGGAGCCGGCGATCCACGACGACGGGGTGTCGCCGAAACCGATGACGCCCCGGCGGGTGAAGAGGCGGTCGGTGATCTCGCGGGACGGGACGAGGAGGTCGAGCAGGAGGGGGCAGTCGTCGGCGAGGCAGTCGTCGGCGAGGAGAAAGAATCCCGTGAACAGGATCATGGACCATCAGGAGAGCCTGTACGCGAACACGGCCGGGAACGTGGCCAGCAACCTGACCAATCAGAACGTGAACTCGTTGTCCCAGGGCACCCTCAACTACGACCGTATCTCGATGAGTTGGGACAGGGACAGGAACTCGAACTGGCAACACGGGGAGGCAGTCAACATGGCCGTCTCCACCCCCGCGTTGTGGGCCGGCAACCAtccccaccaccaccaccatcatcaCAATCACAATCACAATCACGCGTCGGGGGGTCAGGACAACGGGTCCAACAACGGTTACTCGAACGGCGACAATTACGCGGCCGGTTACACGAATTGGGACAACGCGAACAGCTCGTCGACCAGGAACCTGGCCGACAATTGGCAGCCGAGCGAGCTGAGCCCGATGCAGTGGCAGGGGCAGAGCAACCCGACGTTCCAGCAGACGAGCACCCAGAGCTTGAACGGGGAGGACTTGGACGATATTTACAACAATCGGCCGGCGAGCGCGAGGTCGAGTTACAGCAATTATCACGGGGTGAGGGCGACGCCCCAGGTACCAAACAGAACGGATATTGTCAGGCAGAGCCAGAGACAGTTCGTTCTCAGCGGGCCGCCCGCTTATCAGGATACCGTCATATGAAGGGGgatctttcgagaaaaaatcgaGTTCGAGTTCGgttgttcttttatttttttacttttcgagCCTCTTTGAAGGAGGAAATAATTAGACCACGTTTAATTCGTgggtcttttttcttttgacgagttttaatatagttattcTTGTTTAATTAGTTAAAGGAAGTATACTTCTTCTTGGATTTCGAAGTTTATCAGGACACCGTGATATGAAGAGGGATCCTTCGAGAAAAAATCGAGTTCGAGTTCGgttgttcttttattttttacttttcgagCCTTCGAAGGATTCCTTGAAGGAGGAAATAATTAAACCACGTTTAATTCGTgggtcttttttcttttgacgaGTTTTAATGTAGTTATTGTATTCTTGTTTAATTAGTTGAGGGAAGTGTACTTGTTCTTGGATTACGAAGCTTTAAAGAACACCGTATATGAAGAGGGATCCTTCGAATCGAGTTTGATTTCTGATTGTTCTTTTGAAAgaggaaataattaaactacGTTTAATTCAtggatcttttttcttttaacgagttttaatatagttattcTTGTTTAATTAGTTAAGGGAAGTATACTTCTTTTTGGATTTCGAAGCTTTAGAGGATATGAAGAGGGATCCTTCAGTTCGATTTTGgttgttctttttattttttacttttccagTCTCGTTTCTTTGAAGGAGGAAATAATTAAACCacgtttaattcgatttaattcgtggatcttttttcttttgacgagttttaatatagttattcTTGTTTAATTAGTTGAGGGAAGTATACTTCTTTTTGGATTTCGAAGTTTTACAGGACACCGTGAAGAAGGAtccttcgaatcgatttcgatttctgATTGTTCTTTTgaaggaagaaataattaaagcaCGTTTAATTCGTgggtcttttttcttttaacgagttttaatatagttattcTTGTTTAATTAGTTAAGGGAAGTATACTTCTTCTTGGATTTCGAAGCTTATCAGGACACCGTGATATGAAGAGGGatctttcgaatcgattttggttgttcttttattttttacttttcgagTCTCTTTgaaggaagaaataattaaaccaTGTTTAATTCGtggatcttttttcttttgacgagttttaatatagttattcTTGTTTAATTAGTTGAGGGAAGTATACTTCTTTTTGGATTTCGAAGTTTTACAGGACACCGTGATATGAAGAAGGATCCTTCGAATCGAGTTCGATTTCTGATTGTTCTTTTgaaggaagaaataattaaaccaCATTTAATTCGTgggtcttttttcttttaacgagTTTTCATATAGTTATTCTTGTTTAATTAGTTAAGGGAAGTATACTTCTTTTTGGATTTCGAAGCTTTAGAGGATATGAAGAGGGATCCTTCAGTTCGATTTTGgttgttctttttattttttacttttccagTCTCGTTTCTTTGAAGGAGGAAATAATTAAACCacgtttaattcgatttaattcgtggatcttttttcttttgacgagttttaaatatagttattCTTGTTTAATTAGTTGAGGGAAGTATACTTCTTTTTGGATTTCGAAGTTTTACAGGACACCGTGATATGAAGAGGGatccttcgaaaaaaaatcgagttcgaatcttttattttttacttttcgagTCTCGTTTCTTTGAAGGAGGAAATAATTAAACCACGTTTAATTCGTgggtcttttttcttttgacgagttttaatatagttattcTTGTTTAATTAGTTGAGAGAAGTGTACTTCTTCTTGGATTTCGAAGCTTTACAGGACACCGTATATGAAGAGGGATCCTTCAGTTTCGAGTCTCTTTGAAGGAGGAAATAATTAAACCacgtttaattcgatttaattcgtgggtattttttcttttgacgagttttaatatagttattcTTGTTTAATTTACTTCTTCTTGGATTTCGAAGCTTTACAGGATACCGTGATATGAAGAAGGTtccttcgaatcgatttcgatttctgATTATTCTTTTGAAGGAGGAAATAATTAAACCACGTTTAATTCGtggatcttttttcttttgacgagttttaatatagttattcttgtttaattaattaaaggaaGTGACTTCTTCTTAGATTTCGAAGTTTTACTTCGAACATAAGCGGATGCAATTTTCTGCATCTCGTATATCGATTCTTTGCGAAAGATCTctcttattctctctctttctctctctctggtaatttcttaattatcggAGGGACGAGTAATTAAGCGTTTTTTAAGCTTCGCCTTTTTTATCTCAGGacgtcgattttctttttctgataAATGTTTCGATAAGGGAAAATTGTATATCGTTTTATACACGCGAGAAAAATGAGCTCACacgctttatatatatacatatatacatatatacaacaaAGTTGATTGTTGTGCGATTTtagaaacttctttttttcttttttctacacACGATACTTTTACATCGATTATCTTATCAATCGATCTTTCCAGAACATATCTGTAAATATTCATCTACGATCATCAGGGCCATCCATCCTTATTTATATAGTCTTCTCTCGAGCCATCCTTTCGGATATGGAAcgtttatacaatatttttaaaagataaaagattttctCCAAGCCTATTctatttttgagaaatgaaattttaaatatggcGCTCCGCcatatttcgtatttatatataaaaatagtctTCCATAAAAGAATGTTGTtgtgagaggaaaaaaagattggaatttttcgGTGACCAATTTCGATtagtgaagaagaaaaaggagaaatcgaTATAGCGTTTTGGTCGCTGGACAAATTCGTTGATAAATGTTGTTTAAACGCTCTGAGCATGACAAGTGCAATAAgagacaattattttttcacgtGGAATCAAATCAAAATGTGCCGCGTCGATAACGATAATGAAAATGGACGTGTGAAATGCAAAACCAAAGTATTAAACATCGACATGTTGTTAAgttgtaatgtaatgtaatactcgtaaataatacttttttttttctcctgtaATAACTGAGCGTAAAAACTGCCTCGAAACACTTTTTTCGCCGACTGTCGTACAATCTtaggtttaatttaattaatcgattaactAGGACGATCGATCCTTACCGATCCTTCCTTAAGTACTTAACgttacttaattaattattattcgagaatCTCCAAATATCGGTCTCCAAGTATCGGTTCATCGATCACGTAGTTTTCTAAGGTTCTTATCTCTAAGGTTTAACGCaactattattgttataaggTTTATTCAAGCGAGTAAGTTCGATGAACAGGgtatttttcattacttttttcttcttcttcttctagaaattttaaacgttAAGTTTACCCAAGAaagttgtattattattattcgacgaTTCGAATTCATCGtctctcgattcgaatttcttttttttttttttttttatttgtaatcgaCAAGTTTGCCCAAGAaagttgtattattattattcgacgattcgaatttttttttttttatttgcaatcgAGACGACAAGTTTGCCCaagaaagtttttattattattattcatcatctctcgattcaaatttctttttttttttttttttttatttgtaatcgaGACGACAAGTTTGCCCaagaaagtttttattattattattcatcatctctcgattcgaatttctttttttttttttatttatttgcaatcGAGACGACAAGTTTGCCCAAGAaagttgtattattattattcgaattcatcgtctctcgattcgaatttcttttttttttttttttatttgcaatcgAGACGacgttatattttagatacgaatatttttgtagaatttttacGTACCAATCTGGTACCGTGCAATGGAAAATGTAAAGTGAGCAAGAATTGTGGAGGTcagaaatcattttattttttttcaagattaaacaaatgaatccacgattccaattattaatactCTCTCGTAAATTTAAAGTAAGCAAGAATTGTGGAGGTCAGAAatcgttttattctttttcaagattaaACGATGAATCCACGATTTCAATtgttaataagttaatatgttataaagtGTACATAATACTACTGAAAATTCTCctattaagtttaataaaatttggcaAGAATATGCgtgaaagtttgaaaatctcaaaatgaatacatttttaatagataaagaaagggaaaaaatagattaataacaaacaaaataataataatttcatttttgatttatgtttaattcaaatgtaattataCTTGATTAATGTATGCGTGAAAATCTCAAAatgaatatacttttaatagataagaaaaggaaaaaatagattaataataaacaaaatagtaataatttcatttatatttaattcaaatgtaaTTATGCTTGATTAATGTATGCgtgaaagtttgaaaatctCAAAATGAATGTAATCtttaatagataaagaaaaggaaaaaatagatgaataacaaagaaaatagtaataatttcatttttgatcattaataagaagaaatgataattctggattaataatctctttctctaaagcaagaaagaattatcgagttcagaaattgttttatcttttttcaacaatgattgttaataagttaatatgttataaagtGTACATAATACTACTGAAAATTCTCCTATTAAGTCTAATAAAATTTGGTAAGAGTATGTTTGATTAATGTATGcgtgaaagtttgaaaaatctcaaaatgaaTATACCTTTAATAGgtaaagaaagggagaaaaatagattaataacaaacaaaatagtaataatttcatttatgtttaattcaaatgtaatattatcattaataagaaGAAGTGGTATTAATAATCTCTGGATTAATAATCTCTCTTGTAAATATAAAgcaagaaagaattattcagaaattgttttatcttttttcaagattaatcAATGAATCCAATTGTTAATACTCTCTcgtaaattatcgaatttcagAAATCGTTTTATCTCTTTTCAAGATTGATAAATCTGATTCCAATTGTTCTCCTGCGAGATTAaaactcgaaatttttcattgcacGGTATCATcgcaattattgtataattgtatacaCGCTCTGTTTATTAAAAGCGAAATGTATATCGTTGAGTAtacttatgttatatatatatagttatgtttatttaaaggCAGCTAGCAGTTCAATTAATTACTGAGGAATAAGACTCAATACCACCAGCttgtacttatatatatatatatatatatatatatatatattttttgattattcacGCTCAGGATTATAcacgattttatttcatcgtttGTAACgttttattctctttatttcaagaaatttgt from the Apis mellifera strain DH4 linkage group LG9, Amel_HAv3.1, whole genome shotgun sequence genome contains:
- the LOC552749 gene encoding dual specificity tyrosine-phosphorylation-regulated kinase 1A isoform X1 — encoded protein: MGICNRRHFLLTICILQLITTVERQVFDFLGFMWAPILVNFFNIIFVILGFFGAFQYRPKYIISYCIWNTLWLGWNIFMICFYLNVGVLDKNSDILNLGTGSFSWWHVNGPGCKAIYDVTEPELFRPARPTNVTNCVLDYEIVEILHASTQCILGFIAIVGGIYLSKVFLEEDDSSQAKLRKKKQPRPLYSIEYSQPEPAIHDDGVSPKPMTPRRVKRRSVISRDGTRRSSRRGQSSARQSSARRKNPVNRIMDHQESLYANTAGNVASNLTNQNVNSLSQGTLNYDRISMSWDRDRNSNWQHGEAVNMAVSTPALWAGNHPHHHHHHHNHNHNHASGGQDNGSNNGYSNGDNYAAGYTNWDNANSSSTRNLADNWQPSELSPMQWQGQSNPTFQQTSTQSLNGEDLDDIYNNRPASARSSYSNYHGVRATPQVPNRTDIVRQSQRQFVLSGPPAYQDTVI